The Arthrobacter sp. D5-1 genome segment TTTTTCCAGCGACTGGCAGGTGGGAGAGATGGACCCGCTGGTGGGTTTCTACACCGCACTCACCAGGGCGGGTCTCGACGGCGGCTCGGCCTGGACCCCCGATGAATGCCTCGACCTCGACACCACCCTCCGTGCGTATACACAAGGCGGCGCGTGGGCGTGGCACGCCGAGAACGAACTGGGCGTTATCCGCGCAGGAGCCAGGGCCGACGTCGTGGTCTGGTCTGCCAACCTGTACACGCTGGAGGCCTCGGAACTGCTCGGCGAGCGGGCTGATCTGACAATCGTCGGTGGCGCCGTAGTCCACGACGCCCGCCGGGAGTTCAGCGACGATCCGCCGGTGCCCGCGTCAGCGGCCGGTGTTGGGCACGGCGTCCCGGCCGAGTCGCACTCGACCTGCGCGCACTGAAGGGGCGACGGCGGCGGGTCGCCTCGCCTCATCGGCGGTCCTTGGCAGTTGCTTCGTCAATAACGATGCTGAGGTCGACGGGTCGGCTCCACATCGGCCAGTGGCCAGTGGGGAGGTCGACAAGTTCGAGGTTACGGAGGGTGGCGACCTCTGCCATCATGGGGTCGCCTTCGCGCGCCATCTGCATCAGAACCTCGGAGGGATAGGAGCAGGCGATGATCGTCGAGGGGACGTCTCGTCGGGAGTCGTGCTGAAGATGCAGTGGAGCGCGCACGACGTTCGCGGGCATCGGCACCGCTCGCTGACGGAATAGTTCAAGGTCCCTCCTGCTGAGCCCGTCGAGGCTCGCGCCCAGCTGGTCAAAGGGTGGCAGCATTACTTCTTGTTGATCTGGTGGCCCGGACGCATCGACGACAAAGCCATTCGAGGCAGGGCCACTGTCGACGTAGATGATTCTGGTGACGGCGGTGGGGTTCTGGTCCAGGAGGACGGAGGCGGGGACTCCGGCGCCGCTGTGAACGACGAGCACCACGGGGGAACCGTCGTTGCCGGCAGTCCTCACAGCCAAGCGCAAAGCGTCGGCCTGGTCGGCCAGAGTCCTTGAAGCCCGCTCGGGATCCTCGGGGTCAAGGCCCGGCAGCGTCACTGCTGTGACGCGGTGTCCGCGGCTGCGCAGATCCGCCACGACGGCGTCCCACGCCCATCCACCCAGCCAATGGCCAGGGACGAGAACGATTGACGTTTGAGTGGTTGTGATTGTTTCCATGTCTCCATGCTCGCGCGCGCTCCGGACAACCCCATGTCACTATTTCAGTCACTATTTCTGCGATAGTGGCAAAATGAACAGAACCGCGCGCCTTCATGCCCTTACTGAGTCACTGCGCCGGGCAGGCACTCGTGGGCGCACTGCGCAGCAGCTTGCCGATGAGTTTGAGGTGGCCCTTCGCACCGTCAAACGTGACTTGGCCGCGCTCCAGGCCGGCGGGTTGCCAGTCTGGGGGCGAACAGGTCCAGGCGGCGGTTACGGGCTGACGGAAATGTCGTCGCTGCCGTCGGTGAATCTCACCGCCGCGCAGGCGTTGGCCCTCAGCGCGGCAGTGTCCGCGAGCAATCAAGCACCGTTTTCCGATTCGGCCCGCGCCGCGATCCGGAAAGTGCTGGACGTGCTGGACCCAGTTGCCCGCCGTCGAGCCGCTGAACTGTCCCAGCGAATCTGGGTCGACGTCGGCCCGGCGCCACACCGTCGGGTGATGTCAGTGCTTGAGCAAGCCACTATTGACCAAGTCACCGTAAAACTGACCTACACCGATTCCAAGGGCGACACCACGCGGCGTGAGGTGGAGCCGATGATCTTCGCTCTCAACGGTAACCGGTGGATGCTTGTGGCATGGTGCAGATTGCGTGACGGCATCCGTTGGTTTGATCTGACCCGGATCCAGCGCGCAACCGCCACCCGTCATCCATGTACGGGCCATCACGTCGACGAGATCGGCACCCCTCCCGAATTTGCGCGCCCCATCGATATCTAGCCCTTCGGCTGCCCGGGCCGTAAACGTGCGGGGTCCGGACGTGCAGCGGGGTCCCCTCCCATGGCTTCGGCCAAGCGGTCCCGCGCGCGGCCGAGGTGTTCGTCCAGCAAGGCTGCTGCTGCGTCCGCCTGGCCGGATTCGATGAGCTCAAGTATTTTCCGGTGTTCGGCATGGATCAGCGAGGTATCCAGGAGATGCAGGGACTGGACGCGGACCATGCACATCCGCACTTCTCCCACGAGCGAGCGGTACATCCGGCTGAGCCGCTCGTTCCCCACGGCGTCAATCAGGCTGGTGTGGAAACGCATGTCAGGTTCCACCACGTCCAGGGGAGTGCCGCTTTGGAGCGCGGCGATGTCCCGGTTCGCCTGCACTGCTCCCTCCGGAACCGTCTTGCTGTGGGCGAGCCGCCGCAGCACTTCACTTTCGAGGTATGCCCGGGCGAGGTAGATGTCGCGCACGGAGTCTGGTCCGAGATCCACAACGCGAGCGGTCTTGTGCGTTCCGCGCTCCAGCAGGCCCTCGGGTACGAGTTTCTCAATGGAGGCCTTGGCGGTGGGCCGGGCTACCTCGTAGGAGGTGGCGACGTCCGTTTCCGTGAGCGTATCGCCCGGGCCCAGGTCACCGGCAAAGATGCGGCTGCGGAGGTCCGCTGCGATGGCGTCGACGATTGAAACTGCTGAAACTCGGCCCTGCAACGAGGCCTCCTTGAAGGGTTGAAGTGGATCTCCACGTCCTATCGTGCCAGACAAGTCAGCAAAGAATTCTTGACCGGCATGCGTACTTGTTAGACAATCGTATCGTGTTGATCTTCCGGCAGTCCACCCCCGTACTCGATTGGATGGTGCCCTAGTTGGCTTCCCTTGACCTTGCTGGTTTCCGCGCTGCGCTGCAGGATCCCGCCGCAGTACGCACCAGGGCCATCGATCGTCACGCCAATGCCCATGACGCCTCGCATTTCCTGTTGATTCCGCAGGCTGTGGTGACAGCGGGAAGTGCTGCCGACGTCGGAGGTTTGTTGCGCGCCAGCGCCGCCCAGGGCGTGCCGCTGACTTTCCGCTCCGGCGGTACCAGCTTGAGCGGACAGGCTGTCACCGACGGCGTGCTGGTGGATGTTCGCCGGAACTTCAGGGACATTGAGGTGCTCGACGACGGCGCCCGGGTTCGTGTCCAGCCCGGCGTTACCGTTCGGGCCCTGAATGCGAGGCTCGCTCGCTACGGCCGGAAGTTCGGGCCCGATCCGGCCAGCGAAGCGGCGTGCACCATAGGCGGGGTAGTAGCCAACAATTCCTCCGGCATGAACTGCGGCACCGTGGACAACACGTACCGCACTTTGGAGTCGCTGACCGTAGTGTTGCCTTCCGGGACGGTCGTGGACACCGGGGCGCCCGACGCCGGGGAAAAGCTCCGCACCGTTGAGCCGGATCTCTACCGTGGCCTGGCGCGGTTGGCTGAACGGGTCCGGAGCAACCCCGACTCTGCCCAGAGGATCCGGCAGCAGTTTTCCATGAAGAACACCATGGGCTACGGCCTGAACTCCCTGCTCGACTTCCAGAACCCGGTGGAGATCATGGCACACCTGATCATCGGCAGCGAAGGCACTCTGGGATTCGTGGCTGAGGCGGTGTTCCGGACCATTCCCCGGCTCCAGTATGCTGCAACGGGTCTGCTGGTTTTTCCTGATCTCGAGGCAGCCAATGCTGCGCTGCCCGCTCTCGTTGACACCGGGGCCGCCACCATCGAACTCATGGATGCGTTGTCGCTCAAGGTGGGCCAGACGCTCAAGGGGACTCCCGCCGTCGTGCATGACATTGCGGTCCGTGACAATGCCGCCCTCCTGGTGGAGTATTCCGCAGGTAGTGCCGACCAACTGAAGGAGCTTCGGGCGGGCGGGTCGGGAATCCTGCAGAGCCTTGGGCTTTCCGCCCCCGCGCAGTTCACCGCCGATCCGCGGGAGCGCGCGCAACTGTGGCAACTGCGAAAAGGCCTGTACGCCTCCGTGGCCGGCGCGCGCCCCCAAGGCACCACGGCTCTGTTGGAAGACATTGTGGTGCCGGTGCCCGCGCTTGGTCGCACTTGCCGGGGCCTGATCGGGCTGTTTGACAAGTACGGGTACAGCAACAGCGTGATCTTCGGCCATGCCAAGGACGGCAACGTCCACTTCATGCTGACCGACGGCTTTGCCTCGACGTCCGAACTGGACCGATACAGCGCTTTCACCGAGGACATGGTGGACCTTGTCCTTGCCGAAGGAGGATCGTTGAAGGCCGAGCACGGCACGGGGCGTGTCATGGCCCCGTTCGTCCGCCGGCAATACGGCGAGGAGCTCTACGACGTCATGCGCACCATCAAGCGGCTCTTCGACCCCGCAGGCATGCTGAACCCGGGTGTGGTGATGGATGAGGACCCTGTGGCCCCCCTCCGGCACATCAAGACAGCCCCGCCAGTAGCGGAGGAAGTGGATCGCTGCGTTTCCTGCGGATATTGCGAACCGGTGTGTCCCAGTAAGGACATCACCCTCACGCCGCGCCAAAGAATCGTCACCCTGCGTGCCATTGAATCCGCGCGACTGGCCGGAGACTTGGCGTTGGTGAAGGAGCTGGAGCGAGACTACGGGTACGAGTCGGTGGACACCTGCGCCGTGGACGGCATGTGCCAAACCGCCTGCCCGGTGGACATCAACACAGGATCACTGGTGAAGCGCCTGAGGAAGAACGACGCCGGAAAACTCGCCAACGGCGCGTGGAACGCCGCAGCCAAGCACTGGGAAGGTGTCACTCGCGGGGCGGCCCTTGCCCTGACCGTGGTGGACAAGCTCCCAGCGGCCGTCATCAAGCCACCCAATACAGCGGCGCGGGCTGTCCTGGGGGCAGATGCTGTACCCCTGTACTCCACGGAGCTTCCAGGCGGAGGTTCACCGCGGAAACGCCCTGCTCCTTCGGGGCATGTTGATGCCGTCTATTTCCCTGCCTGCGTCAACACCATGTTCGGTCCGGCAGGGGCATCACCTGAAGCCGGCGGACGCGGCGTGCAGTACAGCTTTGAACAACTGTCTGCCCGGGCAGGGCTAACGCTCCTGGTTCCACAAGGTATTGACGGCCTGTGCTGCGGGACGCCGTGGTCCTCCAAAGGGATGGCTGACGGCCAGGAAACCATGGAAGCGAAAACAGTCGCAGCGCTCCGGCACGCCACCCGTGACGGCGAGTTGCCCATCGTCTGCGACGCCTCTTCCTGCACGGAGGGCCTCCGCCATGCCGTGGAATCCGACGTCCCCGCCGAGGGCCAGCTTCCCCTGCACATCGTTGACGCCGTGGACTTCGCCGCAGAACGGATACTGCCCCTGCTGCCCGAGCACGGGAAACTTCAAACACTGGTGCTGCATCCCACCTGCTCGTCAACGCGGATGGGACTCAATGATGCGCTGGGCGTGGTTGCAGGTGCAGTGGCGGAACGCGTGGACATTCCCGAGAACTGGGGTTGTTGTGCGTTTGCCGGTGACAGGGGCATGTTGCATCCGGAACTGACGGCGTCGGCAACAGCGCGTCAGGCCGCGGACGTAGCGGACCTGAACGCTGCTGCCCACGCCTCCTGCAACAGAACCTGTGAGCTCGGCATGACACGGGCCACGGGATCCCAGTACCGGCATGTACTTGAGTTGCTGGAAGAGGTCACCCGGTAAGCGTCCTGTACCAAGGGCCGCGGTCAGCTGGCGGGTGTTTTACTCGACGAGCTTCCCGGAGACGGAATCGTCCGCGGAGGCCTCGGCAAGGGCTCGGAAGGAATCCGGAGCCGGAGGCAGACTTTCGAATCTGACGCCCTCGTCCGTTGACCAGACAAAGTTCCCCTGGAGTGAGGGATCTGCCGTTGGGAAGTCCGCACGGTTGTGGGCGCCGCGGGTTTCGCGGCGTTCAAGGGCGCACTCGAGGGTGGCCCGTGCTGCCAGCAGGGAGCCCAGAAGGTCGTAGGCGTGGGCCAGATCATCGAACCCGGCGATGTCCGGGTGGGCGGTGACCAGCTGGGCGCGCTCCTCCAAGGCCGTCAGCTTCTCGAGTCCTTGTTCCAGTCCCTGTTCAGTGCGGACCACCCCGGCGTGTTCGGTCATGAGGTTGCGTAGTTCACGCTGTAGCCGCCGTGCGGATTCTGTCCCGCGTTCACTGAGCAGTGACTGCATTTCCCCGCGGGCTGTTCCTACAGCGGCGGGATCCCGGACCAGATGGGTACGCGAATGGACGTAGTCGGCCACATGCTCGCCGGTGATACGTCCGTAAACGAGCAGCTCAATCAGTGAATTGCCGCCGAGACGGTTGGCGCCGTGGAGCCCGGACGATGCCTCGCCGATTGCGTAGAGGCCGTTCACTCCTGTTCCGTGGTCCTCGGGGGCAACCCAGACCCCACCCATCGAGTAGTGGGCTGTGGGCGCAATTTCGATTTTGGTGGTGGTGATGTCCAGCATCTGAAGGTCGATCAGGGTGCGGTAGACCCGAGGCAGCTTTGCCATGATGGTTTCCCGTGGCAGGTGGGACACGTCCAGGTAGACGCCGCCCTTCCGGGTCCCGCGACCTTCGGCGACTTCGGTGAAGGCGGCCAGCGCAACCCGGTCCCGGGTGGAAAGTTCCATGCGCTCGGGGTCGTAGCGTTCCATGAAGCGCTCACCGAGGGCGTTGGTGAGGATGCCTCCTTCTCCACGGGCCGCCTCGGAGACCAACGTGCCGGCCGCGTCGTCGGGCTCCAACAGACCGGAAGGGTGGAACTGGACCAGCTCGGCGTCGCGGATCCGGGCTCCGGCCAGGGCAGCCAGCCGGAAGGAGTCCCCGGTGTTTTCATCGCGCCGGGAAGAGGTGTGCCGCCAGATGCGGGTATGTCCGCCTGCGGCCAGGATGACGGCATCGGCGTGGATCTGCACAGGGGTCCCATCCACGACGTCGAATCCATAGGCTCCGAAGATAGTGCCGTCGGCGACGAGCAACCGGGTGATGTAGACGGTGTCGATGATGGGCACGTTCAACTCTGCCGCCCGGCGCATCAGCGTGCGCTGGATCTCCAACCCGGTGTAGTCCCCGGCGTAGGCCGTGCGGCGATACTTGTGCGCTCCGAAGAAGCGCTGGGAGATCCGTCCATCTTCCTCGCGGGCGAAGGGCATGCCCCACCGTTCAAGGTCCTCAATGCCGCGGGCAGCGTTGCGGGCAACTGTTTCGACAATGGACGGGTCGGCCAGGAAGTAGGACTCCCTCAGGGTGTCGGCGGCGTGCTGTTGCCAGCTGTCCTCCGGGTCCATCGTGCCCAAAGCAGCGTTGATGCCACCGGCGGCAAGGCTCGTGTGGGCGTCGTGCTTGCGCCGCTTTCCCACCGCCAGCACCTGCACGCCCCGCTGGGCGAGCTCAATCGAGGCGCGCAAGCCGGCGCCGCCGGTGCCGATCACCAGCACCGAGGTGGACAGGAGTCGTTCTGGATTGGAGTTGAGGTTCATGATGTCAACGCTAGGAGGAATGGCTTCATGTCTCCAATGAATTATTTGAGTGAAAATCATGCGTTTAGGCTATGACCATGAAGCTGGAGCAGTTACGCACCTTCGAGGCGATCGCCCGAGTGGGCCATTTCACACGCGCGGCCGAGCAACTTTATCTCGCGCAACCTTCCCTCAGCAGGCAGATCGCCGCACTCGAGGCCGATCTTGGAATGGCTCTCTTCCACCGCGGACCGTCCGGGGCGACCCTGACGAATGCGGGGGAGCTCCTCCTGCCCATCGCCCGGCGCATGCTCGGTGACGCGCAGACCGCGCGGGAGCAAATGAACGAGCTCGCAGGGTTGCGCCGGGGCCGCATTCGCCTGGGCGCCCCGCCTACGCTGTGTGTCTCACTGGTGGCCGATGTGCTGGCCTCTTTCCGAAAGGCGCACCCCGGAATTGAATTGCACATCACTGAAGGCGGTTCGCGGTTCCTTGTTGATGCCCTGAATGAAAGCGCGCTGGATCTGGCTTTGGTGGTCACCCGCGGCGTGGACCCCACTGTGAAGGGAACTGAGCTGATTCCGTTGCTGACTGAGGAGCTGGTAGTTGTCTCCGCCGCGGGATCGGCGGCGCACGAAGAACTCACCCTGGAAGAGTTGGCGCGCATTCCGCAGGTGGCCTTTAACCGCAGCTATGACCTGCGGGTGGCCACCGAGGCGGCATTCTCCGCCAGCGGCTTGGAACCGGTGATCGCCGTCGAAGGCGCCGAGATGGACGCCGTGCTGCGGTTCGTGGAACGGGGACTGGGTGTTGCAGTGGTGCCGGCAATGGTAGTCATCGGCCGGCCCGGACTGCACAGTGCCCGTCTGGTCAATCCCTCACTGACAAGAACCGTCAACCTGGCCCGACGCGACGACATTGGTCCTTCGGCAGCCGCAGCAGCTATGCAGGAGTTCATCTTCAGCACAGTTGACCGGCTGGCGGCACCCGGCACCGACCTTGCACGGCTGGTCACGCCAACGGAACGTCGCTGATGGAGATCAGATCAATCCCAGTTCCGCCACGGCAGCCCGCTCCTCGGAAAGCTCGGCGGCTGTCGCATCCATCTTCCTGCGGCTGAAATCGTTCACTTCCAGCCCTTCAACAATTTCCCAGTTCCCGCCTGAGGTAGTCACCGGGTACGAATAGATGAGACCTTCGGGCACCCCGTATGACCCATCGGAGGCAACGGCCATCGAAACCCAATCGCCCTCGGGGGTGCCGAGCAGCCAGTCGCGGGCTGCGTCGACGGTTGCCGACGCTGCCGATGCCGCGGAGGACGCACCCCGGGCATCGATGATCGCTGCACCCCGCCTGGCAACCGTGGGGATGAATTCGTTCTCGATCCAGTCCTGGTCATTCACCACCTCAGCCGCGTTCCGCCCGGCGACTTCTGCATGAAAGATGTCCGGATACTGCGTGGCGGAATGATTGCCCCAGACGGTCATTTTGCGGATATCCCCCACCTTGGCTTGGGTCTTTTTCGCCAGCTGTCCAAGGGCGCGGTTGTGATCAAGGCGGGTCAGGGCGCTGAACCGCCCGGCGGGGATGTCCGGGGCGTTGCTCATCGCGATCAAGGCGTTGGTGTTGGCCGGGTTGCCCGTCACGCCGATGCGGACATCGTCGGCTGCGACCCGGTTCAGCGCCTTGCCTTGGGCCGTGAAAATAGCACCATTGGCACTGAGCAGGTCGCCGCGTTCCATGCCTTTGGTCCGAGGACGTGCGCCGACGAGCAAGGCAAGGTTGACGCCGTCGAAAATGTGGTCTGCGTCGTCGCCGATTTCGACCGAGTCGAGTGCGGGAAACGCGCAGTCATCGAGCTCCATCACCACACCCTCCAGTGCCTTCAACGCCGGCGTGATCTCCAGGAGCCGGAGTTGCACTGGCGTATCAGCACCGAAGAGGGCACCGCTGGCGATCCGGAAGAGGAGGCTGTAGCCGATCTGGCCGGCCGCGCCAGTCACAGCGATCTTAATGGGCGTGCTCATACTCTCGTTCTCCTTGCTGGTGGGCTTTGCAAGCTGTATGTCATGCTGCCACAGAGCTGGTCAACGACTAACTGCGAAGTCGCCGGAGAAATGCGAAATCGCCGGAAAGGACCAGCGAACTGGAGCCCTTCCGGCGATCCCGGTGCACGGAAACCTGTCAGCGGGTTTCGAGGTCCTCCAGCGACTTGCCCTTCGTGTCAGAGGACATGAGGGTGGCTACGGCTGAGACGAGGCAAATCCCGAGGGTGGTCAAGCCGATGACCAGGGGGATATTCGCCGAT includes the following:
- a CDS encoding GntR family transcriptional regulator, whose product is MQGRVSAVSIVDAIAADLRSRIFAGDLGPGDTLTETDVATSYEVARPTAKASIEKLVPEGLLERGTHKTARVVDLGPDSVRDIYLARAYLESEVLRRLAHSKTVPEGAVQANRDIAALQSGTPLDVVEPDMRFHTSLIDAVGNERLSRMYRSLVGEVRMCMVRVQSLHLLDTSLIHAEHRKILELIESGQADAAAALLDEHLGRARDRLAEAMGGDPAARPDPARLRPGQPKG
- a CDS encoding alpha/beta hydrolase, coding for METITTTQTSIVLVPGHWLGGWAWDAVVADLRSRGHRVTAVTLPGLDPEDPERASRTLADQADALRLAVRTAGNDGSPVVLVVHSGAGVPASVLLDQNPTAVTRIIYVDSGPASNGFVVDASGPPDQQEVMLPPFDQLGASLDGLSRRDLELFRQRAVPMPANVVRAPLHLQHDSRRDVPSTIIACSYPSEVLMQMAREGDPMMAEVATLRNLELVDLPTGHWPMWSRPVDLSIVIDEATAKDRR
- a CDS encoding malate dehydrogenase; translated protein: MSTPIKIAVTGAAGQIGYSLLFRIASGALFGADTPVQLRLLEITPALKALEGVVMELDDCAFPALDSVEIGDDADHIFDGVNLALLVGARPRTKGMERGDLLSANGAIFTAQGKALNRVAADDVRIGVTGNPANTNALIAMSNAPDIPAGRFSALTRLDHNRALGQLAKKTQAKVGDIRKMTVWGNHSATQYPDIFHAEVAGRNAAEVVNDQDWIENEFIPTVARRGAAIIDARGASSAASAASATVDAARDWLLGTPEGDWVSMAVASDGSYGVPEGLIYSYPVTTSGGNWEIVEGLEVNDFSRRKMDATAAELSEERAAVAELGLI
- a CDS encoding LysR family transcriptional regulator; this encodes MTMKLEQLRTFEAIARVGHFTRAAEQLYLAQPSLSRQIAALEADLGMALFHRGPSGATLTNAGELLLPIARRMLGDAQTAREQMNELAGLRRGRIRLGAPPTLCVSLVADVLASFRKAHPGIELHITEGGSRFLVDALNESALDLALVVTRGVDPTVKGTELIPLLTEELVVVSAAGSAAHEELTLEELARIPQVAFNRSYDLRVATEAAFSASGLEPVIAVEGAEMDAVLRFVERGLGVAVVPAMVVIGRPGLHSARLVNPSLTRTVNLARRDDIGPSAAAAAMQEFIFSTVDRLAAPGTDLARLVTPTERR
- a CDS encoding WYL domain-containing protein; its protein translation is MNRTARLHALTESLRRAGTRGRTAQQLADEFEVALRTVKRDLAALQAGGLPVWGRTGPGGGYGLTEMSSLPSVNLTAAQALALSAAVSASNQAPFSDSARAAIRKVLDVLDPVARRRAAELSQRIWVDVGPAPHRRVMSVLEQATIDQVTVKLTYTDSKGDTTRREVEPMIFALNGNRWMLVAWCRLRDGIRWFDLTRIQRATATRHPCTGHHVDEIGTPPEFARPIDI
- a CDS encoding FAD-binding and (Fe-S)-binding domain-containing protein, coding for MASLDLAGFRAALQDPAAVRTRAIDRHANAHDASHFLLIPQAVVTAGSAADVGGLLRASAAQGVPLTFRSGGTSLSGQAVTDGVLVDVRRNFRDIEVLDDGARVRVQPGVTVRALNARLARYGRKFGPDPASEAACTIGGVVANNSSGMNCGTVDNTYRTLESLTVVLPSGTVVDTGAPDAGEKLRTVEPDLYRGLARLAERVRSNPDSAQRIRQQFSMKNTMGYGLNSLLDFQNPVEIMAHLIIGSEGTLGFVAEAVFRTIPRLQYAATGLLVFPDLEAANAALPALVDTGAATIELMDALSLKVGQTLKGTPAVVHDIAVRDNAALLVEYSAGSADQLKELRAGGSGILQSLGLSAPAQFTADPRERAQLWQLRKGLYASVAGARPQGTTALLEDIVVPVPALGRTCRGLIGLFDKYGYSNSVIFGHAKDGNVHFMLTDGFASTSELDRYSAFTEDMVDLVLAEGGSLKAEHGTGRVMAPFVRRQYGEELYDVMRTIKRLFDPAGMLNPGVVMDEDPVAPLRHIKTAPPVAEEVDRCVSCGYCEPVCPSKDITLTPRQRIVTLRAIESARLAGDLALVKELERDYGYESVDTCAVDGMCQTACPVDINTGSLVKRLRKNDAGKLANGAWNAAAKHWEGVTRGAALALTVVDKLPAAVIKPPNTAARAVLGADAVPLYSTELPGGGSPRKRPAPSGHVDAVYFPACVNTMFGPAGASPEAGGRGVQYSFEQLSARAGLTLLVPQGIDGLCCGTPWSSKGMADGQETMEAKTVAALRHATRDGELPIVCDASSCTEGLRHAVESDVPAEGQLPLHIVDAVDFAAERILPLLPEHGKLQTLVLHPTCSSTRMGLNDALGVVAGAVAERVDIPENWGCCAFAGDRGMLHPELTASATARQAADVADLNAAAHASCNRTCELGMTRATGSQYRHVLELLEEVTR
- a CDS encoding FAD-dependent oxidoreductase, producing the protein MNLNSNPERLLSTSVLVIGTGGAGLRASIELAQRGVQVLAVGKRRKHDAHTSLAAGGINAALGTMDPEDSWQQHAADTLRESYFLADPSIVETVARNAARGIEDLERWGMPFAREEDGRISQRFFGAHKYRRTAYAGDYTGLEIQRTLMRRAAELNVPIIDTVYITRLLVADGTIFGAYGFDVVDGTPVQIHADAVILAAGGHTRIWRHTSSRRDENTGDSFRLAALAGARIRDAELVQFHPSGLLEPDDAAGTLVSEAARGEGGILTNALGERFMERYDPERMELSTRDRVALAAFTEVAEGRGTRKGGVYLDVSHLPRETIMAKLPRVYRTLIDLQMLDITTTKIEIAPTAHYSMGGVWVAPEDHGTGVNGLYAIGEASSGLHGANRLGGNSLIELLVYGRITGEHVADYVHSRTHLVRDPAAVGTARGEMQSLLSERGTESARRLQRELRNLMTEHAGVVRTEQGLEQGLEKLTALEERAQLVTAHPDIAGFDDLAHAYDLLGSLLAARATLECALERRETRGAHNRADFPTADPSLQGNFVWSTDEGVRFESLPPAPDSFRALAEASADDSVSGKLVE